The Candidatus Polarisedimenticolaceae bacterium genome window below encodes:
- the tatA gene encoding twin-arginine translocase TatA/TatE family subunit codes for MGNLGFSELLLIGVILLLFFGPSRLPELGKSLGKGIQEFKKATREMTDVVTAAASDEKK; via the coding sequence ATGGGCAACCTCGGATTCAGCGAGCTTCTTCTGATTGGCGTCATCCTGCTGCTGTTCTTCGGCCCCTCTCGGCTCCCGGAGCTGGGCAAGAGTCTCGGAAAGGGCATTCAGGAATTCAAGAAGGCCACCCGCGAGATGACGGACGTCGTCACTGCCGCCGCGAGCGACGAAAAGAAGTGA
- the tatC gene encoding twin-arginine translocase subunit TatC — protein MIPPGRSTFREHLDELRSRLLRVVAAVGVAFVVTYGLRAKLWAWVSLPLGKVIERQTAGVPAPPSPFGFTDPAEPFLSGVRLALWASAFLVAPVIFHQLWGFIGPGLLPRERRLTIPFVVVTSLCFLGGCAFAYFQAFAFLAEVLYREAAAFGLRPNIHMGEYLDLFLGTVLLTGVMFELPVLFFFLARLRIVTAGWMLKYWRHATVIVVIFSAFFTPGDVVATTIFFSAVLLGLYLISIVVVWFAQPTPRPEAG, from the coding sequence ATGATCCCGCCGGGCCGAAGCACCTTCCGGGAGCACTTGGATGAGCTCCGCTCTCGCCTCCTCCGCGTCGTGGCGGCCGTCGGGGTGGCTTTCGTCGTGACCTATGGTCTTCGGGCGAAGCTCTGGGCCTGGGTGAGCCTGCCCCTGGGCAAGGTCATCGAGCGGCAGACGGCGGGCGTTCCGGCCCCCCCGAGCCCCTTCGGCTTCACGGATCCGGCCGAACCCTTTCTCAGCGGCGTGCGCCTTGCGCTCTGGGCCTCGGCCTTCCTCGTCGCTCCGGTGATCTTCCATCAGCTCTGGGGATTCATCGGCCCCGGGCTCTTGCCTCGGGAACGGCGCCTGACCATCCCGTTCGTCGTGGTTACGAGCCTCTGCTTTCTCGGCGGTTGCGCCTTCGCCTACTTCCAGGCGTTCGCCTTCCTGGCCGAGGTCCTCTATCGGGAAGCCGCGGCGTTCGGCCTTCGCCCCAACATCCACATGGGCGAGTACCTCGACCTCTTCCTCGGGACGGTGTTGCTGACGGGGGTCATGTTCGAGCTGCCCGTGCTCTTCTTCTTCCTTGCCAGGCTGCGGATCGTGACCGCCGGCTGGATGCTGAAGTATTGGCGCCATGCGACGGTGATCGTGGTCATCTTCAGCGCCTTCTTCACGCCGGGTGACGTGGTCGCCACCACGATCTTCTTCAGCGCGGTCCTCCTCGGCCTCTACTTGATCAGCATCGTCGTGGTCTGGTTTGCCCAGCCGACGCCAAGACCCGAAGCCGGCTGA
- a CDS encoding DUF420 domain-containing protein — protein MRGFLGTGATFAADLNLLVQLAMGVALIVGALLARRGRYAAHGVCQTTVMVLNLVTIVWVMGPSFRLQVIPRLPAGLDRRYFAVATVHALLGAVAEMLGLYIVLVAGTKIVPKRLRFTNWKRWMRFELGLWWVVILTGVLTYAWWYQALRSR, from the coding sequence ATGCGAGGCTTTCTCGGCACCGGTGCCACGTTCGCCGCAGACCTGAACCTTCTCGTCCAGCTCGCGATGGGCGTGGCGCTCATCGTGGGCGCGCTGCTGGCGCGACGCGGGCGTTATGCCGCGCATGGGGTTTGCCAGACGACCGTCATGGTCCTCAACCTGGTCACGATCGTCTGGGTCATGGGCCCGTCGTTCCGCTTGCAGGTGATCCCACGGCTGCCGGCGGGCCTGGACCGACGTTACTTTGCCGTGGCGACCGTCCACGCTCTCCTCGGAGCGGTGGCCGAGATGCTCGGTCTCTACATCGTGCTCGTGGCCGGAACCAAGATCGTCCCAAAGCGGCTGCGCTTCACGAACTGGAAACGGTGGATGCGGTTCGAGCTCGGACTGTGGTGGGTGGTCATTCTGACCGGAGTCTTGACCTATGCCTGGTGGTATCAGGCGCTGCGGTCGCGTTGA
- a CDS encoding DUF2911 domain-containing protein — protein MKTIIALVVSIAAISTSVLHAEEAKKIDFPQASPSASFKQRVGVTDISVDYSRPGVKERKIFGGLLPYGQIWRTGANAATKLTFSTDVKVGGMAVPAGSYGLFTIPGESEWTVILSKVNDEWGSYTYNQKDDLARIKVKPVALAEPLETMTIGVQDIRSGKANLVIAWEKTAVPVEIDTDVVGKIKPQIEAAMAGSGKKPYFASAMFYYENDLDMKQAKEWIEAAAKEQPDAVWLIYRKGLILKKAGDKDGAMAAAKQALDLAAKEKGEEKDEYTRLSQNLIASLK, from the coding sequence ATGAAAACCATCATCGCTCTCGTCGTGTCCATCGCCGCCATCTCCACTTCGGTCCTCCACGCTGAAGAGGCCAAGAAGATCGACTTCCCTCAGGCCAGCCCGAGCGCGTCGTTCAAGCAGCGCGTCGGTGTGACCGACATCTCCGTCGACTACTCCCGGCCCGGCGTCAAGGAGCGCAAGATCTTCGGCGGTCTCCTGCCCTACGGCCAGATCTGGCGCACCGGCGCCAACGCCGCGACCAAGCTCACGTTCAGCACCGACGTCAAGGTCGGCGGCATGGCGGTCCCCGCGGGCTCGTACGGCCTGTTCACGATCCCCGGCGAGTCCGAGTGGACCGTGATCCTGAGCAAGGTGAACGACGAGTGGGGCTCTTACACCTACAACCAGAAGGACGACCTGGCGCGCATCAAGGTGAAGCCGGTCGCGCTCGCCGAGCCGCTCGAGACGATGACGATCGGCGTGCAAGACATCCGCTCGGGCAAGGCGAACCTCGTCATCGCGTGGGAGAAGACGGCCGTTCCCGTCGAGATCGACACGGACGTCGTCGGGAAGATCAAGCCGCAGATCGAAGCGGCGATGGCCGGCAGCGGCAAGAAGCCTTACTTCGCGTCGGCGATGTTCTATTACGAGAACGACCTCGACATGAAGCAGGCCAAGGAATGGATCGAGGCCGCCGCCAAGGAGCAGCCCGATGCCGTGTGGCTCATCTACAGGAAGGGCCTGATCCTGAAGAAGGCCGGCGACAAGGACGGGGCGATGGCCGCGGCCAAGCAGGCGCTCGATCTCGCCGCGAAGGAAAAGGGCGAGGAGAAGGACGAGTACACGCGCCTCAGCCAGAACCTGATCGCCAGCTTGAAGTAG
- a CDS encoding DUF2911 domain-containing protein, translating into MVRFVRAAVLVVAAALPAFAQGLEVPAPSSKARVEQRVGLTDFSVDYSSPAARGRKIFGGLLPYDKLWRTGANASTKLTASRDFTFGGKPVPKGTYAILSMPGASGWTVILNKNLEIANTDGYDTKDDVARVEVKPESIPARERMTFLFSDSTDGATRLDLEWETTRVSVPITVDTAAQVKAGIDTTLGDAWRPHYQAGRWLLENNGDVDTAIKYLDTSIGIQSTWWNNWWRAQALAKKGRTADAIAAGERTLELGKGNATFENNFKADVQKTIDGWKKAKA; encoded by the coding sequence ATGGTCCGCTTCGTGCGCGCCGCCGTCCTCGTCGTTGCCGCCGCTCTCCCCGCGTTCGCCCAAGGGCTCGAAGTTCCCGCGCCCAGCTCGAAGGCCAGGGTCGAGCAGCGCGTCGGGCTCACCGATTTCTCGGTGGACTATTCGAGTCCGGCCGCCCGCGGCCGCAAGATCTTCGGCGGCCTGCTGCCCTACGACAAGCTGTGGCGTACGGGCGCCAACGCCTCCACCAAGCTCACCGCGAGCCGCGACTTCACGTTCGGCGGGAAGCCGGTGCCGAAGGGCACGTACGCGATTCTCTCGATGCCGGGAGCCTCGGGCTGGACCGTGATCCTGAACAAGAACCTCGAGATCGCGAACACGGACGGTTACGACACGAAGGACGATGTCGCCCGCGTCGAAGTGAAGCCGGAATCGATCCCGGCGCGCGAGCGGATGACGTTCCTCTTCAGCGACTCGACCGATGGCGCGACCCGCCTCGATCTCGAATGGGAGACGACGCGCGTGTCGGTGCCGATCACCGTGGACACCGCCGCGCAGGTGAAGGCCGGCATCGACACGACGCTCGGCGACGCATGGCGCCCCCACTACCAGGCCGGCCGCTGGCTGCTCGAGAACAACGGCGACGTCGACACGGCGATCAAGTACCTCGACACGTCGATCGGGATCCAGAGCACCTGGTGGAACAACTGGTGGCGCGCTCAGGCGCTCGCCAAGAAGGGGCGCACGGCCGACGCCATCGCCGCCGGAGAGCGGACCCTGGAGCTCGGCAAGGGGAACGCCACATTCGAGAACAACTTCAAGGCCGACGTGCAGAAGACGATCGACGGCTGGAAGAAGGCCAAGGCCTGA
- the bshC gene encoding bacillithiol biosynthesis cysteine-adding enzyme BshC yields MFEAYVAGSADALYGTHFARLADWDRASRVARPLEPRLAAALEAQNAVYEKSPARDAHLRALRSGACAVVTGQQTGLFLGPLYTLYKAAAAIRLARWLAERWKAPVVPVFWLQTEDHDAAEIAVCHIARGADHPLTLTLPVAEESVSVAHRLLPDEVSLLLTELAAAVASLPHGDEHVATLSRHYRPGAGWGAAFAGVLASLFAEEGLVLVDPRDPALAPLAAPVHRRALEASASIAQALVERAEALEASGFHAGVHVRPGAPLSFFHPQGPRAHRSRLAEAPGGFVEIGGARTRTLPELLDALDRSPASFTTSALLRPILQDTWLPTIAYVGGPAEVAYFAQLQPVYGLFDVAMPIVVPRTQLRLVERPTRLALARRGLTAAEAIKPFDEAITLTLPALSAASDGERLTQRLVAGIDGMLDAAAPEVAAAGERAVQALEKTRKTMLFSAGKLGQSLDKAILLRDRETVSDLEMIRSRLLPRGVPQERFFAPASFAARYGERAFIDRILAAAEPLRTGFHDVIL; encoded by the coding sequence GTGTTCGAAGCCTACGTCGCGGGCTCCGCCGACGCGCTGTACGGCACGCACTTCGCTCGCCTTGCAGACTGGGACCGGGCGTCCCGCGTGGCGCGCCCGCTGGAGCCCCGGCTCGCCGCCGCCCTCGAAGCCCAGAACGCCGTCTACGAGAAGAGTCCCGCGCGCGATGCGCATCTGCGTGCGCTGCGCTCCGGAGCCTGTGCCGTCGTCACCGGCCAGCAAACGGGACTGTTCCTCGGTCCGCTCTACACGTTGTACAAGGCCGCGGCCGCGATCCGGCTCGCGAGGTGGCTCGCCGAGCGATGGAAGGCGCCGGTGGTGCCGGTGTTCTGGCTCCAGACCGAGGATCACGACGCCGCGGAGATCGCGGTGTGCCACATCGCGCGCGGCGCCGACCACCCGTTGACGCTCACCCTCCCGGTCGCGGAGGAATCGGTCTCGGTCGCGCACCGGCTGCTTCCGGACGAGGTGAGCCTGCTTCTGACCGAGCTCGCCGCCGCCGTCGCGAGCCTTCCCCACGGCGACGAGCACGTGGCGACGCTCTCCCGCCACTACCGCCCCGGTGCGGGCTGGGGCGCCGCCTTCGCCGGGGTTCTCGCGTCGCTGTTCGCCGAGGAAGGCCTGGTGCTCGTCGATCCGCGTGACCCGGCACTCGCTCCGCTCGCCGCCCCCGTGCACCGGCGTGCGCTCGAAGCATCGGCGTCGATCGCGCAGGCGCTCGTGGAACGCGCCGAGGCGCTCGAAGCTTCCGGATTTCACGCCGGCGTGCACGTACGACCCGGCGCTCCTCTCTCGTTCTTTCATCCTCAGGGGCCTCGCGCTCACCGCTCTCGTCTCGCCGAAGCGCCCGGCGGCTTCGTCGAGATCGGTGGCGCTCGGACGCGAACTCTTCCCGAGCTTCTGGACGCGCTCGATCGCTCCCCGGCCTCGTTCACCACGAGCGCGCTCTTGCGGCCGATTCTCCAGGACACGTGGCTTCCGACGATCGCGTACGTGGGCGGGCCCGCGGAGGTCGCTTACTTCGCGCAGCTCCAGCCGGTCTACGGGTTGTTCGACGTCGCGATGCCGATCGTCGTTCCCAGAACACAGCTCAGGCTCGTCGAGCGCCCGACGCGGCTCGCGCTCGCACGCCGCGGGCTGACCGCGGCCGAGGCGATCAAGCCGTTCGACGAGGCGATCACCCTCACGCTTCCTGCTCTCTCCGCGGCTTCGGACGGAGAGCGCCTGACCCAGCGTCTCGTCGCGGGGATCGATGGAATGCTCGATGCGGCCGCTCCGGAAGTTGCAGCGGCGGGCGAGCGCGCCGTGCAGGCCCTGGAGAAGACGCGCAAGACGATGCTGTTCTCGGCCGGGAAGCTGGGCCAGAGCCTGGACAAGGCGATCTTGCTGCGCGATCGCGAGACCGTCTCCGATCTCGAGATGATCCGGAGCCGCCTTCTTCCACGCGGCGTTCCGCAGGAAAGGTTCTTCGCGCCGGCGTCGTTCGCCGCCCGCTACGGCGAGCGCGCGTTCATCGATCGCATCCTGGCCGCGGCCGAGCCGTTGCGGACCGGCTTTCACGACGTCATCCTCTAG
- the bshB1 gene encoding bacillithiol biosynthesis deacetylase BshB1, with amino-acid sequence MSSPYGIDVLAFGPHPDDVEIFCGGVVITLASLGYRTGIVDLTRGELSSQGTPEQRAKEAEAGAKVLGAAWRNNLGLPDGFIDGSASSPHLRPVVAALRKHRPELVLVPWNEERHPDHVAASLLITRAVFFAALPRFDDGAGGAPFTPRQVLHYELRHRMLPTFIVDTSSVWDKKAQAIACHQSQVMRQEGGPATLISAPLAIAAVEARDRYRGSEIGVRYGEALRSPQTLGVADPLAFFRTHAFPAAHAFEPAR; translated from the coding sequence ATGAGCTCCCCTTACGGCATCGACGTCCTCGCCTTCGGCCCTCACCCGGACGACGTCGAGATCTTTTGCGGCGGCGTCGTGATCACGCTCGCTTCCCTGGGCTATCGAACGGGCATCGTCGATCTGACGCGCGGGGAGCTTTCGAGCCAGGGCACGCCGGAGCAGCGCGCGAAGGAGGCCGAGGCCGGGGCGAAGGTCTTGGGAGCCGCCTGGCGGAACAATCTTGGGCTGCCCGACGGGTTCATCGATGGCTCGGCGAGCTCACCGCATCTGCGGCCGGTGGTCGCGGCGCTCCGGAAGCACCGGCCGGAGCTCGTTCTCGTTCCATGGAACGAAGAGCGCCACCCCGACCACGTCGCAGCCTCCCTGCTGATCACCCGCGCGGTGTTCTTCGCCGCGCTGCCTCGCTTCGACGATGGAGCCGGAGGAGCGCCCTTCACGCCGCGGCAGGTGCTGCACTACGAGTTGCGCCACCGCATGCTCCCGACCTTCATCGTCGATACGTCGAGCGTCTGGGACAAGAAGGCGCAGGCGATCGCGTGCCACCAGAGCCAAGTCATGCGCCAAGAAGGCGGACCGGCCACTCTGATCAGCGCGCCGCTCGCGATCGCCGCCGTCGAAGCCCGCGATCGCTACCGCGGGAGCGAGATCGGCGTGCGCTACGGCGAGGCGTTGCGGAGCCCGCAAACGCTCGGCGTCGCCGACCCGCTCGCCTTCTTCCGGACGCACGCGTTCCCCGCGGCCCACGCCTTCGAGCCCGCCCGTTGA
- the bshA gene encoding N-acetyl-alpha-D-glucosaminyl L-malate synthase BshA, translated as MSRPLSIGIVCFSSLGGSGTVATELATGLAERGHTVHVVVSSPLRRNLPRSERLHVYEVSVPQHPALVYPPYGLALASRLVQVANDHGLDVVHVHYAIPHAASAYLAHQILGPAAPRIVTTLHGSDVTQIGSDPHYLPTTRFAVSRSNGVTVPSEYLKAEAYARLDLPAGLPIEVIPNFVDTARFVPAVRRDRAHFDSLFDPADRGAPVLFHVSSFRPVKRVTDLAEVLARVRRNVRARLVVVGDGPDRASLLERAEALGVTRSLVLLGARPEFVSHLQHADAFLFPSENESFGVAALEALSCGVPVLAYRVGGIPEVVTDEVGRLIEPYDPGAMAARTLEVISSPDLRATLGRAARARAEERFRRDAAIDRYDTHYRRVLERTPSEAV; from the coding sequence TTGAGCCGGCCACTCTCCATCGGCATCGTCTGCTTCTCGAGCCTCGGAGGAAGCGGCACCGTGGCGACCGAGCTGGCGACCGGCCTCGCCGAGCGCGGGCACACGGTTCACGTCGTCGTCAGCTCTCCTCTTCGCCGGAACCTTCCGCGTTCCGAACGGCTCCACGTGTACGAAGTGTCCGTGCCGCAGCATCCGGCGCTCGTCTACCCGCCTTACGGCTTGGCGCTGGCCTCTCGCCTCGTGCAAGTGGCGAACGACCACGGGCTCGACGTCGTCCACGTGCACTACGCCATCCCGCATGCGGCGAGCGCGTATCTCGCCCACCAGATTCTCGGACCGGCCGCACCGCGTATCGTGACCACGTTGCACGGCAGCGACGTCACGCAGATCGGGAGCGACCCGCACTATCTACCGACGACGCGATTCGCGGTGAGCCGATCGAACGGCGTCACCGTGCCGTCCGAATACCTGAAAGCCGAGGCCTACGCGCGCCTGGATCTCCCGGCCGGGCTCCCGATCGAGGTCATCCCGAACTTCGTCGACACCGCTCGCTTCGTCCCCGCGGTGAGGCGCGATCGCGCACACTTCGACTCGCTCTTCGATCCCGCCGACAGGGGCGCGCCGGTGCTGTTCCACGTCTCGAGCTTCCGCCCCGTCAAGCGCGTGACCGACCTCGCGGAGGTTCTGGCCCGCGTGCGCCGCAACGTCCGGGCACGGCTGGTCGTGGTCGGCGACGGGCCCGACCGAGCGAGCCTCCTCGAGCGCGCGGAGGCGCTCGGCGTGACGCGCAGTCTCGTGCTGCTCGGAGCCCGGCCGGAGTTCGTGAGCCATCTGCAGCACGCCGACGCGTTCCTCTTCCCCAGCGAGAACGAGAGCTTCGGCGTCGCGGCGCTCGAGGCGCTCAGCTGCGGCGTGCCGGTCCTCGCGTACCGCGTCGGGGGCATTCCCGAGGTGGTCACCGACGAGGTGGGCCGGCTCATCGAGCCCTACGACCCGGGCGCGATGGCGGCCCGCACTCTCGAAGTGATCTCGAGCCCGGACCTGCGCGCCACGCTCGGACGCGCCGCGCGGGCGCGCGCAGAAGAGCGTTTCCGCCGCGACGCCGCGATCGATCGTTACGACACCCACTATCGTCGCGTGCTCGAACGCACGCCGTCGGAGGCCGTGTGA
- a CDS encoding PIG-L family deacetylase, producing the protein MSRVLRLVSVAAILAAPAAAQEVPMDAGHLAHAMDRLGVTARVLYVGAHPDDENTRLLAYLANVRHVTAAYLSMTRGGGGQNLIGSELADLLDVIRTEELLAARRIDGAQQRFTRMRDFGYSKSAKETLEIWGHDQALADVVWVIRTYQPDVIITRFDEKPPNHGHHTASAILAREAFAAAADPAKFPEQLKDGVKPWQATRLVHNYPNWNDEPPPKDAMSLDVTAYDARLGLSIGELAALSRSQHRSQGFGVSADRGATTERFVPLAGKPATKDILDGVPLGWDRYGSKGDKVGRALDEARTNLARDEPERAVPALLAARAALAALPDEPRVRDAMPALDASIAAAAGLFARATAPIPLVVPGASTKISVEIVLQRPAGLTLTSVKFPDGSSQDVNATLVANDEKRVEHDTRVAETTPLSIPYWLRGDSAALRDSPLGLPRDPAPLQVVASFSAKAGTFDLRLPVVYAWTDPTRGERLREVLIAPPATVTPVRAASMSLNGKPAPVALRVRAAQDNVKASVSLPVPAGWKVDPASVPVELAKAGDEKTARFAVTPPAGAASTVLAPVLDGSGPAVREDVIDYPHIPVQDVLQPARVRVAPLAAEVPGGVIGYIEGSGDSVADDLAHLGMRVELLDDEALRSADLSRFHAIVVGIRAFNTRAGLRAQQDRLMKYVEDGGTVVVQYNTQSRLGPLDGRVGPYPLTIGRGRVTDERATMTPLVADHELLTRPNKIGPSDFDGWVQERGLYFADTWDPKYTPIFSAADPDEKPLEGSLLFAKYGKGRYVFTGLAFFRQLPAGVPGAYRLFLNLIGTAP; encoded by the coding sequence GTGAGCCGTGTGCTTCGTCTCGTTTCAGTAGCCGCGATCCTGGCCGCTCCGGCCGCGGCCCAGGAGGTTCCGATGGACGCAGGACATCTCGCGCACGCCATGGATCGCCTCGGCGTGACCGCGCGCGTCCTCTACGTCGGGGCCCACCCCGACGACGAGAACACGCGTCTGCTTGCCTATCTCGCGAACGTGCGGCACGTCACCGCGGCCTATCTGTCGATGACGCGCGGAGGCGGCGGCCAGAACCTCATCGGCTCCGAGCTGGCGGACCTCCTCGACGTCATCCGGACCGAGGAGCTCCTCGCGGCGCGGCGCATCGACGGTGCCCAGCAGCGCTTCACGCGCATGAGGGACTTCGGGTACTCGAAGTCCGCCAAGGAGACGCTCGAGATCTGGGGCCACGATCAGGCCTTGGCCGATGTGGTGTGGGTGATCCGCACGTATCAGCCGGACGTCATCATCACGCGGTTCGACGAGAAGCCGCCGAACCACGGGCATCACACCGCCTCGGCGATCCTCGCGCGCGAAGCGTTCGCCGCCGCCGCCGATCCGGCCAAGTTTCCGGAGCAGCTCAAGGACGGCGTCAAGCCGTGGCAGGCCACGCGTCTCGTCCACAACTATCCCAACTGGAACGACGAGCCGCCTCCGAAGGACGCGATGAGCCTCGACGTCACCGCCTACGACGCCCGTCTCGGACTCTCGATCGGCGAGCTGGCGGCGCTCTCCCGCAGCCAGCACCGCAGCCAGGGGTTCGGCGTCTCGGCCGACCGCGGCGCCACGACCGAGCGGTTCGTTCCTCTCGCGGGCAAGCCGGCGACGAAGGACATCCTCGACGGTGTGCCGCTTGGCTGGGATCGATACGGGTCGAAGGGCGACAAGGTGGGACGCGCGCTCGACGAGGCCCGAACCAACCTCGCGCGCGACGAGCCCGAGCGCGCGGTGCCGGCTCTGCTCGCGGCTCGCGCGGCGCTTGCCGCCCTTCCGGACGAGCCGCGCGTGCGCGATGCGATGCCCGCGCTCGACGCGTCGATCGCCGCCGCCGCCGGGCTCTTCGCGCGCGCGACCGCGCCGATCCCGCTCGTCGTTCCCGGCGCGAGCACGAAGATCTCCGTGGAGATCGTCCTGCAGCGTCCGGCGGGACTCACGCTGACGAGTGTGAAGTTTCCCGACGGGTCGTCCCAGGATGTCAACGCGACCCTCGTCGCGAACGACGAGAAGCGCGTCGAGCACGACACCCGTGTTGCGGAGACGACTCCCCTCTCGATTCCGTATTGGCTCAGAGGGGACAGTGCCGCACTACGGGACAGTCCCCTGGGGTTGCCTCGCGACCCTGCCCCGCTCCAGGTCGTAGCGAGCTTCTCCGCGAAGGCGGGGACGTTCGATCTCCGGCTTCCTGTGGTGTACGCGTGGACCGACCCGACGCGGGGCGAGCGTCTGCGCGAAGTGTTGATCGCGCCGCCGGCGACGGTGACCCCGGTTCGAGCGGCGTCGATGTCGCTCAACGGGAAGCCGGCCCCCGTGGCCCTGAGGGTCCGCGCGGCGCAGGACAATGTGAAGGCCAGCGTGAGCCTCCCCGTTCCCGCGGGCTGGAAGGTCGATCCGGCCTCGGTTCCCGTCGAGCTGGCGAAGGCCGGCGACGAGAAGACCGCGCGCTTCGCGGTGACGCCTCCGGCCGGCGCCGCCTCGACCGTGCTCGCGCCCGTGCTCGACGGCTCGGGTCCGGCCGTCCGCGAAGACGTCATCGACTACCCGCACATCCCTGTTCAGGACGTGCTGCAGCCGGCGCGTGTGCGCGTCGCTCCTCTCGCCGCCGAGGTGCCCGGCGGCGTCATCGGCTACATCGAGGGATCCGGCGACAGCGTGGCCGACGACCTCGCCCATCTCGGGATGCGCGTCGAGCTCCTCGACGACGAAGCGCTCCGTAGCGCCGATCTCTCTCGCTTCCACGCGATCGTCGTCGGCATCCGCGCGTTCAACACGCGCGCCGGCCTGCGGGCCCAGCAAGACCGGCTGATGAAGTACGTCGAGGACGGCGGTACCGTCGTCGTGCAATACAACACGCAGAGCCGCCTGGGGCCGCTCGACGGACGCGTCGGCCCCTACCCGCTGACGATCGGCCGCGGCCGCGTCACCGACGAGCGCGCGACGATGACGCCGCTCGTCGCCGACCATGAGCTGTTGACCCGGCCGAACAAGATCGGGCCGTCGGACTTCGACGGGTGGGTGCAAGAGCGCGGCCTCTACTTCGCGGACACCTGGGATCCCAAGTACACGCCGATCTTCTCCGCCGCCGATCCCGACGAGAAGCCGCTCGAGGGAAGCCTGCTGTTCGCCAAGTACGGCAAGGGGCGCTACGTCTTCACCGGCCTCGCCTTCTTCCGCCAGCTTCCGGCGGGAGTGCCCGGCGCGTACCGGCTCTTCCTCAACCTGATCGGCACCGCGCCGTGA